Proteins co-encoded in one Candidatus Palauibacter polyketidifaciens genomic window:
- a CDS encoding cold shock domain-containing protein: MRTRGTVKWFNDQKGFGFITPEEGGKDCFVHHTAIQADGFRTLKEGEAVEFDVTDGTKGPAAENVTRVA; encoded by the coding sequence ATGCGTACGAGAGGTACCGTGAAGTGGTTCAACGACCAGAAGGGCTTCGGGTTCATTACCCCTGAAGAGGGTGGTAAGGACTGCTTCGTACACCACACGGCGATTCAGGCGGATGGCTTTCGCACTCTGAAGGAGGGCGAGGCCGTCGAGTTCGACGTTACTGACGGGACGAAGGGCCCGGCTGCGGAGAACGTGACCCGCGTCGCGTGA
- a CDS encoding GNAT family N-acetyltransferase: MPIEIRRLRREDWDPVRRIYEEGIATGDATFETESPGWESWDASHLESCRLVAEREGRVVGWAALAPVSGRCVYGGVAEVSVYVGADARGGGIGLGLLTALVESSERAGLWTLQAGIFPENVASLRIHERAGFRRVGRRERLGRLGGRWRDVVLLERRSPLVGT; encoded by the coding sequence ATGCCGATCGAGATCCGGCGGCTCCGTCGCGAGGACTGGGATCCGGTGCGGAGGATCTACGAGGAGGGGATCGCGACGGGGGACGCGACCTTCGAGACGGAGTCGCCCGGCTGGGAGTCGTGGGACGCGAGCCACCTCGAGAGCTGTCGGCTCGTGGCCGAGCGCGAGGGGCGGGTCGTCGGGTGGGCGGCGCTGGCTCCGGTCTCGGGGCGCTGCGTGTACGGCGGCGTGGCGGAGGTGAGCGTCTACGTCGGCGCGGACGCGCGCGGGGGTGGCATCGGCCTCGGTCTCCTGACCGCCCTCGTCGAGTCCTCCGAGCGGGCCGGGCTCTGGACGCTGCAGGCGGGGATCTTCCCGGAGAACGTCGCAAGCCTCCGCATCCACGAGCGGGCCGGCTTCCGCCGCGTGGGGCGGCGCGAGCGGCTGGGGAGGCTCGGCGGGCGGTGGCGCGACGTGGTTCTTCTCGAACGGCGCAGCCCCCTCGTCGGGACCTAG